One part of the Anaeromyxobacter sp. Fw109-5 genome encodes these proteins:
- a CDS encoding nitric-oxide reductase large subunit produces the protein MRRYRAHWIALLLVMGGSFLVLGAWGPRISKAAPPVPERVLGPKGQVVVDEDSILRGQDVWQSIGGQEVGSIWGHGAYVAPDWTADWLHREAMFVLDRWAKAEGAAGYAVLPGERQAALRARLTRAMRENTYDPRSGAVRISAERAAAFDATAAHYAEVFSQGRDAYAIPAGALTDRAQLRDLAAFFWWTSWAASTERPGQTVTYTMNWPHEPLVGNVPTGGAVVWSVISFVLLLAGIGALVWYHGSRVEPETVAATLPERDPLFGLHPTPSQRATVKYFWTAAALLVVQIALGAVTAHYGVEGSGFYGFPLDQVLPYSVARTWHTQLGIFWIATAWLATGLYVGPAVSGHEPAGQRAGVNFLFVALVVIVVGSLAGQWLSVKRMLGGTLWFWFGHQGLEYVDLGRFWQIFLFVGLFLWLFLMLRALWPALRRPSDSRALLGLFVLSSAAIALFYGAGLMYGRGSNLAMVEYWRWWVVHLWVEGFFEVFATVVIAFLFVRLRLLHVEKATRATFFATTVFLAGGILGTFHHNYFAGTPASVMALGATFSALEVVPLVLVGLEVWQNIRLSRARTWVRAYQWPIYFFVSVAFWNLVGAGLFGFFINPPIALYYMQGLNTTPVHGHTALFGVYGMLGIGLMLFCLRALRPGAAWKTRPIAVAFWCINGGLALMVLVSVLPVGILQTWAAVETGTWWARSAEFMQTPLMNVLRWLRVPGDTIFAVGALVLGWFVLGLATGWSLERTHHVDEGSTEVHEGAETEATRA, from the coding sequence ATGCGACGTTATCGAGCCCACTGGATCGCCCTCCTGCTCGTCATGGGCGGCTCCTTCCTCGTGCTGGGCGCCTGGGGCCCGCGCATCAGCAAGGCCGCCCCCCCGGTCCCGGAGCGGGTGCTCGGTCCGAAGGGACAGGTCGTCGTCGACGAGGACTCCATCCTGCGTGGCCAGGACGTCTGGCAGTCGATCGGGGGCCAGGAGGTCGGCTCGATCTGGGGGCATGGGGCCTACGTGGCGCCCGACTGGACGGCGGACTGGCTCCACCGCGAGGCCATGTTCGTGCTCGACCGCTGGGCGAAGGCCGAGGGGGCCGCCGGCTACGCGGTCCTTCCGGGCGAGCGCCAGGCCGCGCTCCGCGCGCGGCTCACCCGCGCGATGCGCGAGAACACCTACGACCCGCGCTCCGGCGCGGTGCGGATCTCCGCCGAGCGCGCCGCCGCCTTCGACGCGACCGCCGCCCACTACGCGGAGGTGTTCAGCCAGGGGAGGGACGCGTACGCCATCCCGGCGGGTGCGCTCACGGATCGCGCGCAGCTGCGCGACCTGGCGGCCTTCTTCTGGTGGACGAGCTGGGCGGCCTCGACGGAGCGCCCCGGCCAGACGGTGACCTACACGATGAACTGGCCGCACGAGCCGCTCGTCGGCAACGTCCCGACCGGCGGCGCGGTGGTGTGGAGCGTCATCTCGTTCGTGCTGCTCCTCGCGGGGATCGGCGCGCTCGTCTGGTACCACGGGAGCCGCGTCGAGCCGGAGACCGTCGCCGCGACGCTGCCGGAGCGGGATCCGCTGTTCGGGCTCCACCCGACCCCGAGCCAGCGCGCCACCGTGAAGTACTTCTGGACGGCGGCGGCGCTCCTCGTCGTGCAGATCGCCCTCGGCGCGGTGACGGCGCACTACGGCGTGGAGGGCTCCGGGTTCTACGGCTTCCCGCTCGACCAGGTGCTCCCGTACTCCGTGGCCCGCACCTGGCACACCCAGCTCGGCATCTTCTGGATCGCGACGGCGTGGCTCGCCACCGGCCTCTACGTCGGCCCCGCGGTCTCCGGGCACGAGCCCGCCGGCCAGCGCGCGGGGGTGAACTTCCTGTTCGTCGCGCTGGTGGTGATCGTGGTCGGCTCGCTCGCCGGGCAGTGGCTCTCCGTGAAGCGGATGCTGGGCGGCACGCTCTGGTTCTGGTTCGGGCACCAGGGGCTCGAGTACGTCGACCTGGGTCGCTTCTGGCAGATCTTCCTGTTCGTCGGCCTGTTCCTCTGGCTGTTCCTCATGCTGCGCGCCCTCTGGCCCGCGCTGCGACGTCCGTCGGACTCGCGCGCGCTGCTCGGCCTGTTCGTCCTCTCCTCCGCGGCCATCGCCCTCTTCTACGGCGCGGGGCTCATGTACGGGCGCGGCTCGAACCTCGCGATGGTCGAGTACTGGCGCTGGTGGGTGGTGCACCTGTGGGTCGAGGGCTTCTTCGAGGTGTTCGCGACCGTGGTGATCGCGTTCCTGTTCGTGCGGCTGCGGCTCCTGCACGTGGAGAAGGCGACGCGCGCGACGTTCTTCGCGACGACGGTGTTCCTCGCCGGGGGCATCCTCGGCACGTTCCACCACAACTACTTCGCCGGGACGCCGGCCAGCGTCATGGCGCTCGGCGCGACCTTCAGCGCGCTCGAGGTCGTCCCGCTCGTGCTCGTCGGGCTCGAGGTCTGGCAGAACATCCGCCTGTCGAGGGCGCGTACCTGGGTGCGCGCCTACCAGTGGCCGATCTACTTCTTCGTGTCGGTCGCCTTCTGGAACCTGGTCGGCGCCGGGCTGTTCGGCTTCTTCATCAACCCGCCCATCGCGCTCTACTACATGCAGGGGCTCAACACGACGCCGGTCCACGGCCACACCGCGCTGTTCGGCGTGTACGGCATGCTCGGCATCGGCCTCATGCTGTTCTGCCTGCGGGCGCTGCGGCCGGGCGCGGCGTGGAAGACGCGGCCGATCGCCGTCGCGTTCTGGTGCATCAACGGCGGGCTCGCGCTGATGGTGCTCGTCTCCGTGCTGCCGGTCGGCATCCTGCAGACCTGGGCGGCGGTCGAGACCGGGACCTGGTGGGCGCGCAGCGCGGAGTTCATGCAGACCCCGCTCATGAACGTGCTCCGCTGGCTGCGCGTGCCCGGGGACA
- a CDS encoding MBL fold metallo-hydrolase: MTVRMGRYEIATVVDAWFALDGGAMFGIVPRPLWEKKLAPDARNRIRLAARCLVAIDRDAHRVIVVDDGMGDKWDAKRTDIYAIDRSSGGLDAGLARLGISRDDVTDVLLTHLHFDHAGGTTRRGPGGRLELSFPRATYHLQRRSWLWAHAPSERDAGSFVPDDFALLQHSNRLHLIDGDASPFPDVDLILSEGHTVGQQLPRFRGEGTHLVFCGDIIPTHAHLRPSWVMGYDLFPVTTVEEKKVLLAEVLEDDGVLVFEHDPVMAACRLREDEGEPVFHEVVEL, encoded by the coding sequence GTGACCGTGCGCATGGGCCGCTACGAGATCGCCACCGTCGTGGACGCGTGGTTCGCGCTCGACGGCGGCGCGATGTTCGGGATCGTCCCGCGGCCGCTCTGGGAGAAGAAGCTCGCCCCCGACGCGCGGAACCGCATCCGCCTCGCCGCGCGCTGCCTCGTCGCGATCGACCGCGACGCGCACCGCGTCATCGTGGTGGACGACGGCATGGGCGACAAGTGGGACGCGAAGCGCACCGACATCTACGCGATCGATCGCTCGAGCGGCGGGCTCGACGCAGGCCTCGCGCGGCTCGGGATCTCGCGCGACGACGTGACCGACGTCCTCCTCACGCACCTCCACTTCGACCACGCGGGCGGCACCACGCGGCGCGGGCCCGGCGGCAGGCTGGAGCTCTCCTTCCCGCGCGCGACCTACCACCTGCAGCGGCGCAGCTGGCTGTGGGCGCACGCGCCCTCGGAGCGCGACGCGGGGAGCTTCGTCCCCGACGACTTCGCCCTCCTCCAGCACTCGAACCGGCTGCACCTCATCGACGGCGACGCCTCGCCCTTCCCCGACGTGGACCTGATCCTGTCGGAGGGCCACACCGTCGGGCAGCAGCTCCCCCGCTTCCGCGGGGAGGGCACCCACCTCGTCTTCTGCGGCGACATCATCCCCACCCACGCCCACCTGCGGCCGAGCTGGGTCATGGGCTACGACCTCTTCCCGGTCACCACCGTCGAGGAGAAGAAGGTCCTGCTCGCCGAGGTGCTCGAGGACGACGGGGTCCTCGTGTTCGAGCACGATCCCGTGATGGCGGCGTGCCGGCTCCGCGAGGACGAGGGAGAGCCGGTGTTCCACGAGGTGGTCGAGCTCTGA
- a CDS encoding class I SAM-dependent rRNA methyltransferase: MDEQKVTVSRRGAERLAAGHLWIYRADVERPPRAEAGDVVALVDGRGRFLAKAFWSARSKIALRVVTRDEVPVDEAFLAERIAQAVELRRHAFGDERFVRICHGEADLLPGLVVDRYGDAAVVQTLVPATDRRKGLLAELVATALDVRTVIERNDVRVRELEGLEQVKGVLRGEAPGPVVYREGAVRMTIDLLTGQKTGAFLDQRENHLRAGEYARGRCLDCFAYAGGFALQLATRAEHVTAVEMQPTAAALLRENVTLNLAANVEVVEANAFDYLRDRAEEEPAFDLVVLDPPAFAKSKDALAAARRGYKEVNLRALQVLRPGGILVTASCSYHMAEAMLEELVLDAANDAGRRVQLLERRGAGRDHPVLLGVPETRYLKCFVLRVV; this comes from the coding sequence ATGGATGAGCAGAAGGTCACCGTCAGCCGCCGGGGCGCCGAGCGCCTCGCCGCCGGCCACCTGTGGATCTACCGCGCCGACGTGGAGAGGCCGCCGCGCGCGGAGGCCGGCGACGTGGTGGCGCTCGTGGACGGCCGCGGCCGCTTCCTCGCGAAGGCGTTCTGGTCGGCGCGCTCCAAGATCGCGCTCCGCGTCGTGACGCGCGACGAGGTGCCCGTGGACGAGGCCTTCCTCGCCGAGCGGATCGCCCAGGCGGTGGAGCTGCGCCGCCACGCCTTCGGCGACGAGCGCTTCGTCCGGATCTGCCACGGCGAGGCGGACCTCCTCCCCGGCCTGGTGGTCGATCGCTACGGGGACGCCGCGGTGGTGCAGACGCTCGTGCCCGCCACCGACCGCCGCAAGGGGCTCCTCGCCGAGCTCGTCGCGACGGCGCTCGACGTGCGGACCGTGATCGAGCGGAACGACGTCCGCGTCCGCGAGCTGGAGGGGCTCGAGCAGGTGAAGGGGGTCCTGCGCGGCGAGGCGCCGGGCCCCGTCGTCTACCGCGAGGGAGCGGTCCGGATGACGATCGATCTCCTCACCGGCCAGAAGACGGGCGCGTTCCTCGATCAGCGCGAGAACCACCTGCGCGCGGGCGAGTACGCCCGCGGCCGCTGCCTCGACTGCTTCGCCTACGCGGGCGGGTTCGCCCTGCAGCTCGCCACGCGCGCGGAGCACGTCACGGCCGTCGAGATGCAGCCCACCGCGGCGGCGCTCCTGCGCGAGAACGTGACGCTGAACCTCGCCGCCAACGTCGAGGTCGTGGAGGCGAACGCGTTCGACTACCTGCGCGACCGCGCCGAGGAGGAGCCGGCCTTCGACCTCGTCGTGCTCGACCCGCCGGCGTTCGCGAAGAGCAAGGACGCGCTCGCCGCAGCGCGGCGTGGCTACAAGGAGGTGAACCTCCGCGCCCTCCAGGTCCTGAGGCCGGGGGGGATCCTCGTCACCGCGTCGTGCAGCTACCACATGGCCGAGGCGATGCTGGAGGAGCTCGTCCTCGACGCCGCGAACGACGCGGGCCGGCGGGTGCAGCTGCTCGAGCGCCGCGGCGCGGGCCGCGATCACCCGGTGCTGCTCGGTGTCCCCGAGACGCGGTACCTGAAGTGCTTCGTCCTGCGCGTCGTTTGA